The following are encoded together in the Vigna angularis cultivar LongXiaoDou No.4 chromosome 9, ASM1680809v1, whole genome shotgun sequence genome:
- the LOC108346796 gene encoding patatin-like protein 3 codes for MSLLLLFGLVFLSHFNGGFNTPLPPPSYGDHVSILSIDGGGIRGIIPATVLDYLDKALKVKDPRTSLADYFDVISGTSTGGLMTLMLAAPNSSHSHQPLFTPSEVVQFYKKNGPEIFRRQHLITCPKYDGEFLKRKTVELLRETRLNETLTNVVIPTFDEKKIQPVIFSNYKLKTESYLNAKLSDIGLGTSAAPTYLPSHQFQNDGVQFDLIDGGLAANNPALVAVSEVIQNNGEKEILMLSLGTGIPKSKEKLGGIFDIGCQAAWLPFHIDVISEVAFSTDMTRYYLATIFPGLLPAKNYLRIEEYNLPPSLQALDNTDKKNMDNLEKMGKGLLTQKVKRMNVNTFQPFELDHTNAQALDRLAEKVFAERQLRLKRKSMEKGGRPLVETVQVLSD; via the exons ATGTCTCTActgcttttgtttggtttggtgTTTCTGAGCCACTTCAATGGTGGATTCAATACACCATTGCCACCTCCAAGCTATGGAGATCATGTATCCATTctaagcatagatggtggtgGCATAAGAGGAATTATTCCAGCAACTGTTCTTGATTACTTGGACAAGGCTCTTAAG GTTAAGGATCCAAGAACATCGTTGGCAGATTATTTCGATGTAATATCAGGAACAAGCACTGGTGGACTCATGACTCTTATGCTGGCAGCTCCAAACTCATCTCACTCCCATCAACCTCTCTTTACTCCATCGGAAGTCGTACAGTTCTACAAGAAAAATGGTCCTGAAATATTTCGTAG ACAACATTTGATAACTTGTCCCAAATACGATGGAGAGTTCTTAAAACGAAAAACTGTTGAGTTATTGAGAGAAACACGACTGAATGAGACATTGACGAACGTGGTAATACCAACCTTTGACGAGAAGAAAATCCAACCAGTTATATTCTCAAACTACAAG CTGAAGACAGAAAGTTACTTGAATGCGAAACTGTCAGATATAGGTCTTGGCACTTCGGCTGCACCAACTTATCTTCCATCTCACCAATTTCAGAATGATGGTGTTCaatttgatttgattgatgGTGGTCTGGCCGCTAACAATCCA GCTCTGGTTGCTGTGAGTGAAGTGATACAAAACAATGGGGAAAAGGAAATTTTGATGCTGTCATTAGGAACTGGAATACCCAAATCTAAGGAGAAGTTAGGTGGCATATTTGATATTGGGTGCCAAGCTGCATGGCTACCTTTTCACATTGATGTTATCAGTGAAGTTGCATTCAGCACAGACATGACTCGTTACTATCTTGCAACAATCTTCCCTGGCCTCTTACCTGCCAAAAACTATCTTCGAATTGAG GAGTATAACCTCCCTCCATCCTTGCAAGCATTGGATAATACTGACAAAAAGAACATGGATAACCTTGAAAAGATGGGAAAGGGTCTGTTGACCCAAAAAGTCAAGAGGATGAATGTGAATACATTTCAACCATTTGAACTAGACCACACAAATGCTCAAGCTCTTGACAG GTTGGCTGAGAAAGTATTTGCAGAGAGGCAGTTGCGTCTGAAAAGGAAATCTATGGAAAAAGGAGGAAGACCTTTGGTTGAAACTGTTCAAGTTCTTTCTGATTGA